The DNA window GCGAGGCGCAGGGAGCCGCGGTCGTACCGGGCGATCTCCTTGCCAGCCCGGACCTCGACCAGCAGCCCGCGGATCCCGTCCAGCGCGGCGCGAATCGTGTTGGACTCCACAGCCGGGCGGCTCGGGGCGGCGTCGGCCGGCATCGCTTCTGTGGCGGATTCCGGCTCCGCGATCTCTACCACCACGTCCGTGCCGAGGACCGAAGGAGCAGCGTCGTCGCCTTCTTCGGTTTCCTCCTGGTCCTCCGTCTGGCTGGGGACCTGGGTGAGCTTCGCCCGGCGGTCGGCGTTTGCCGCGTCCTGCCGTTCCTCGGCTTCGGTGATGATCTCTTCTGGTCCGAGCTCTGGCTCCTCCAGACCGACGTTCACGGCGGTCGGCAGTAGGTGGAGCCGCTTAGTGGACTTCAGCGCGGCCCAGATGCCCTCGGCAGCCTGCGCCCGGCCGTTGCGGAGCTCGGCGAACCGGATCCGGGTGTTCAGGCGGACTGCGGCCTCGTCCATCTCCTCGGTGAGGTCCCGAGGCAGCGCGCGGAAGGCCCGCACGAGCTCACCGGCCTTACGCTCGTTGAGCTGCAGCCCGAGACGGTTCAGCACCTCGCTCCAGGGGGCGGCGCAGGAACTGTCGGTGCCGCGGATCTTCTCCAGGGCAAGGAACCGCTCAGCCGGGTCGGGGATCGCGTAGACCTCCTGCGGCAC is part of the Streptomyces agglomeratus genome and encodes:
- a CDS encoding ParB N-terminal domain-containing protein; its protein translation is MTSTSLEAPPDGGSMIRLTEILHRSVKLRQRRFEMLPLRGQCAPFTEPHARNPSDSLPPSELADLISSMSVIGLLEPVLAEEIVVDGKAPTIRLVTGERRLRAMRWGAVNRPDNPHFQALPAVVCPGPLSEEERHMWRFVENFAREPLRPGEQAAALLYQRCAILVGKLLKAGKPVPQEVYAIPDPAERFLALEKIRGTDSSCAAPWSEVLNRLGLQLNERKAGELVRAFRALPRDLTEEMDEAAVRLNTRIRFAELRNGRAQAAEGIWAALKSTKRLHLLPTAVNVGLEEPELGPEEIITEAEERQDAANADRRAKLTQVPSQTEDQEETEEGDDAAPSVLGTDVVVEIAEPESATEAMPADAAPSRPAVESNTIRAALDGIRGLLVEVRAGKEIARYDRGSLRLALRELGTHLDDASVDGATDHDDAITEGSEAA